CAGCGGTATAACCACACTCTATGTCCGGACACTCTTCCTCAAAGTTTGCTATTTACGGGGCTATTGCGGCCAACATTGCTATTGCCGTCAGCAAGTTTGTGGCAGCGTACTTCACCGGTAGCTCGGCTATGCTGTCAGAAGGTATTCACTCCTTCGTCGATAGTGGCAATGGGTTTTTGATTTTGCTAGGCGTCAAGCAAAGCGAAAAACCCGCAACCGTTCAGCATCCTTTTGGGCGCAGTAAAGAGTTGTATTTCTGGGCGTTGATCGTGGCCGTGTTGGTGTTTTCGGTTGGGGGTGGCATGTCGTTCTACGAAGGCATCGAGCATCTGCGCCACCCGGCGCCCATCACTGATCCTACTTGGAACTACGTGGTGCTCGGCCTCTCCATCCTCTTCGAAGGAATCTCGTGCACCCTCGCCTTAAAAGCCTTTAACAAGGACCGCGGCGACATGGGCTTTTTCGAAACGCTACGGCGCAGCAAAGACCCGTCGGTATTCGCCATCCTGATGGAAGATATTGCCGCCTTGGTCGGGCTAGCATTTGCCCTGGCTGGTGTGTACCTAGGTCATGCCCTGAACAACCCCTACTTCGACGGCGCCGCTTCTATCCTGATTGGGTTGCTGCTGGTAAGCGTCGCTATATTCTTGATTTATAAGACGAAAGGCCTGCTAATCGGCGAAGGCGTGGACGAAGAAACGCTTGCCTCGCTACAAGCCATTGCCTGCGCCCAACCCGGCGTTGAAAACGTGCGTCCGCCGCTGACCTCTTACCTAGGTCCGCAGGATGTGGTGCTGGCCTTGGATGTACAGTTTGAACGTAACCTATCGGCCGCGCAAGTAGAACAGGCCATCGATGGGTTGCAGGATGCCATTCGAGCAAAATACCCTGAATTTAAGCGCATCTTTATCGAAGCCAAACCCATTGGCCAGAAAGAGCGCACCGCCTCTCTCGCCCGCTAGTTACGAGCACAACGTTGTGCTTGAGTGCTCCCGACAGCTAGCTGATTTCGCCCTCAGCGTCGGGAAAACCGTTTGTTAACCCCCTTCTTTCCCAATGCCTGCCAAACACACCGAAGACCCCGATTTTGGCCCTAACCCTTTCCAATCTTTTTGGATGGGTGGCTATGAGTGTACCGATCAGCTGAACGCCTTCGGTAACCGAGTAGACTTCCTGAATGTAACCAACCATTTGGAGTTGCTCAACGAGGATTACCAAGACCTGAAGCCTTTCGGTATCGGTACCGTGCGGGAAGGTATTCGCTGGAGCTTCGTCGAGAAGATACCGTATCAGTACGATTGGAGCACCGTGCAGGTGCTGCTCGACGCTGGCAAGCGCCACGGCATTCAGCAGGTGTGGGATCTATGCCACTTCGGCTACCCCGACGATCTAACGCCATTGCACCCCATGTTTGCGCGGCGCTTTGCGGCTCTATGCCGTGCCTTCGTGGAGTTTTACCGCTCGCAGCGCCCCGACGATACGCTCATCATAACGCCTATCAACGAGGTGAGCTTCATGTCGTGGCTAGGGGGCGATGCCCGCGGTACTTCGCCGT
This Hymenobacter sp. GOD-10R DNA region includes the following protein-coding sequences:
- a CDS encoding cation diffusion facilitator family transporter encodes the protein MSGHSSSKFAIYGAIAANIAIAVSKFVAAYFTGSSAMLSEGIHSFVDSGNGFLILLGVKQSEKPATVQHPFGRSKELYFWALIVAVLVFSVGGGMSFYEGIEHLRHPAPITDPTWNYVVLGLSILFEGISCTLALKAFNKDRGDMGFFETLRRSKDPSVFAILMEDIAALVGLAFALAGVYLGHALNNPYFDGAASILIGLLLVSVAIFLIYKTKGLLIGEGVDEETLASLQAIACAQPGVENVRPPLTSYLGPQDVVLALDVQFERNLSAAQVEQAIDGLQDAIRAKYPEFKRIFIEAKPIGQKERTASLAR